A single genomic interval of bacterium harbors:
- a CDS encoding glucose 1-dehydrogenase, with protein sequence MRLKDKVAVITGSSRSIGRAIALGYGREGAKVVVNYRSDQGAADSAVAEIEAMGSEAIAVQADTSSSSDVAALMAAAVDRFGRIDILVNNAAILIRTHFLEIEESEWDRIMEVNLKGFFLCSQTAARQMVRQGDGGVIINMSSAGDTLAGKDLAHYCVAKGGVRMLTRQLAFELAPHGIRANAIAPGLIETDLNRADLAVREFREYRLSMIPLGIIGVPEDIVGAAVFLASEDSRMATGSTIYLDAGQTIF encoded by the coding sequence ATGCGACTCAAGGACAAGGTAGCGGTAATCACCGGTTCCTCCCGTTCCATCGGGCGGGCCATCGCCCTCGGCTACGGGCGGGAAGGTGCCAAGGTGGTGGTCAACTACCGGAGCGACCAGGGAGCCGCCGACTCGGCGGTGGCCGAGATCGAGGCGATGGGCTCGGAGGCCATCGCGGTGCAGGCCGACACTTCATCGTCCTCGGACGTGGCGGCCCTGATGGCGGCGGCCGTGGACCGCTTCGGACGGATCGACATCCTGGTCAACAACGCCGCCATCCTGATCCGGACGCATTTCCTCGAGATCGAGGAGTCGGAGTGGGACCGGATCATGGAGGTAAACCTCAAGGGGTTCTTCCTGTGCTCCCAGACGGCGGCGCGGCAGATGGTCCGCCAGGGTGATGGTGGCGTCATCATCAACATGTCCTCGGCGGGCGACACCCTGGCCGGGAAGGACCTGGCCCACTACTGCGTGGCCAAGGGAGGTGTACGGATGCTCACCCGGCAGCTGGCCTTCGAGCTGGCGCCCCATGGGATCCGCGCCAACGCCATAGCCCCAGGGTTGATCGAGACGGACCTGAACCGGGCGGATCTGGCCGTTCGCGAGTTCCGCGAGTACCGGCTCTCCATGATCCCGCTGGGGATAATCGGGGTTCCCGAGGACATAGTGGGCGCGGCGGTCTTCCTGGCCTCCGAGGACTCCAGGATGGCCACCGGCTCCACGATCTACCTGGACGCCGGCCAGACCATCTTCTGA